The Streptococcus sp. oral taxon 431 nucleotide sequence CGTTGGAACTACGCATGGCCCCTGTTAGTACGATCGGTTTGTGAGGAATCTCCATGGTATCGAGGAAATAGGCAGTTTCCTCCAAGGTATCTGTCCCATGTGTAATCACGAAACCGTCATAATGATCAGCCTCCTCTTTGATTTTTTGATAGAGGGCCAACATATGCTTGGGTTTAATATGGGGACTTGGCAGATTAAAAAAGTCGAGCGCGTGGACTTCAACTCCTCCAAGTGGATTGGATACATGATTCATAGGGTTTTCTTGGCTAGTTACAACAGCGCCAGAGTCATCGGCTTGCATGGAAATAGTACCACCCGTATGTAAAACAAGGATTTTCTTAGGCATGATTTACTCACTCTTTCTGAAATGTGGTATAATCATTGTATCACAAAAGGGGAGAATGAGGTAGGATGGAAGTCAAAGCTGTTTTTTTTGATATCGATGGAACACTAGTCAACGATCGCAAGAGTGTTTTGAAATCCACTAAGGACGCGATTAAGATTGTGAAGGACCAGGGGGTGCTTGTTGGAGTAGCGACAGGGCGAGGACCTTTTTTTGTTAAGGATTTAATGGAAGATTTAGATCTGGATTTTGCCGTAACCTATAACGGCCAATATATCTTTAATAAAAACAGAGTCTTGTTTACAAGTCCTCTTTCCAAGTCTCATTTACGGCAGTTGATCACCTATGCCAAAAAAGAGGGCAAGGAGATTGCTCTAGGGACCAAGGATGCCATGCTGGGTTCGAAAATCATGTCTTTTGGCCTAGGTTCTTTTTCTCAAAGGGTGAGTCGTTTTGTCCCCTCTATGTTGACTCGTACAGTTAGTCATTCCTTTAATCGAATGGTGAGTAAGATTGTTCCTCAGAAGGAAGAAGACTTGCTTCACTTGATGAATCAGCCCATTTATCAAGTTTTGATGCTAATGACGCCAGAAGAATCTGAGAAAGCAGCAGCTGATTTTAAAGACTTGAAGTTAACTCGTAGTAATCCTTTTGCAGCCGATGTCATCAACCAAGGAAATTCCAAGTTAGAAGGCATTCGCCGAGTCGGAAAAGAGTATGGTTTTGATCTCAATCAAGTCATGGCTTTTGGTGACTCGGACAATGACTTAGAGATGCTGGCAGGTGTTGGGATGTCAGTCGCTATGGGCAATGGTAGTAGCAGTGTCAAGGAAGTGGCGAAGCATATCACAACCAGCAACCAGCAAGATGGGATTCACAAGGCCTTGGAACACTTTGGTGTTTTGGCTTCAGAGAAAGTCTTTGTCAGCCGTGACTATCATTTCAATAAGGTCAAAACCTTCCACCACATGATGGATGAACGAACTCAAGAAGAGCCACAAGCTTGGGATTTAGAAGGTGCCACCCATAGAGCGGGATTTAAGATAGAAGAACTGGTCGAGTTTGTTCGAGCTGCTAGCTCTTCTGAAGAAGACTTCGAACGGGCAGTTGGACAGTTACACCAAGCATTGGATCAAGCAGCAGAGAAAGTTGCTAAGAAAACACCTGCTAAGCAAGATTTGGTAGGGCAAGTAGATGCCTTAATTGATACCTTGTATTTCACCTATGGTAGCTTTGTTTTGATGGGAGTGGATCCAGAACGGATTTTTGATATTGTCCATCAAGCCAATATGGGTAAAATGTTCCCTGATGGAAAAGCTCATTTTGATCCAGTGACCCACAAGATCCTAAAACCAGATGACTGGGAGGAGAGATATGCTCCAGAACCAGCCATTAAAAAGGAGATTGAGCGTCAGATAAAGGCCTATGAACGTCACAAGGAAAGAGCTGATAAGAAATAGGCGATAGAAAAGGAAGCCTTGAATGCTGTTTTGATTTCCTGGCTCCAACTACTGCATCAACAATTTATGAAAAAAATGAGGTTAGGAGAAAAATCCCAACCTCATTTCTGTTTTTATTACAAAGTTTTATCCTTATCTCTAACGACGAGAAGGTCAACGCTGGTATGGCGTAGGATATATTCTGATGAAGAACCAACTAGCAGGCGCTCGAAAGCATTGAGCCCTGTTGCTCCAACCAAAATCAAATCAACCTTTTCTTTGTCTGGAATTGTTTTAGCTAAGAGAGTTTTAGGGTTACCCATCTCAATAACAACTTTTATGTCTGTGAGGCCAGCATCTCTTGCACGCTTTTCATATTCTGCCATCAAATCGTTGGCCTCTACTTGTAACTCTTCGTAAACTTCGGCATCAAATGTTGAGATGCTTTGAAGAGCACGTGTGTCAATGACATGAGCAATAGTTAGTTTTGCTTGGTTACGCAGTGCTGAATGAACCCCTTTGATGAAAGCCAAGTCAGCTTCTTTAGAACCGTCAACTGCTACCATGATATTTTCATAACGTTGTGTCATAGCAAAAACCTCCTCATTCTTATTACCTTCATTGTAATCCTTTTCACTAAAAAAGTAAAGTAAAAAACGATAGGAAAGATAGGTGCTTTTTGACTTTGACTTGGAGTTTGTTATAATAAAAATAGAAAAGCTAAGAGGAAAAGATATGACAAAAATCGCAGTATTATCAGATATACATGGCAATACAACAGCCTTAGAGGCTGTTCTGGCAGATGCCCAGAAGGCGGGGGTTGATGAGTATTGGCTTTTAGGAGATATTCTCATGCCTGGAACAGGACGAAAAAATATTCTCCAGAGATTGGACACTTTACCCATTACTCTTAGAGTTCTGGGAAATTGGGAAGATAGTCTTTGGCGAGCCTGTCATCGCAAGTTAGATGAAAGCAGACCGAGCCATCGCTATCTCTTGCGCCAGTGTCAGTATATTATGGAAGAAATTAGTAGCCAAGAGATTGAGGCACTGCAGGACTATCCTTTGCAAGTGCATCGTCAGTTTGGTAATCTGAAGCTAGGGATTAGCCATCACTTGCCTGATAAAAACTGGGGAAGAGAGCTGATTCATCTTGGTAAGCAAGAGGATTTTGATCGTCTTGTCACCAATCCGGATTGCGATATTGCCATTTATGGTCATATCCATCAGCAGTTTCTTCGTTATGGTAGTGGTGGCCAGCTTATCCTGAATCCAGGTTCGATTGGGCAACCCTTCTTTTTATCTGGGAATTTACGCAAAGACTTGCGGGCCCAATACATGATCTTAGAATTTGACGAAAAAGGATTGAAAGATATCGATTTCCGTCGGGTCGATTATGATATTGAGGCAGAATTACAGCTAGCCAAAGACTTAAATTTACCCTACTACCAAGTTTATTATGAAAGCTTGGTTAATGGGATTCACCATACCCATAATCAGGAACTACTTCATGAAATTGCTCAAAGTCAAGGGCATGATGCAGAACTAGATGACTGGCTGAGTGGTAACTCTTGACATTACAACTACAAGAGATATAATAAATATAAGTAAAAAACGAACTAGTCTAATAGAAAAAGGAGAACCTTATGCAAATTTCAAGTCGATTTACCATCGCGACCCATATGTTGATTATCATAGCCTTGAAAGGGAAAGAAAGTAAGGTGACTAGTGATTTTCTTGCTAGTAGCGTTGGAGTTAATCCTGTCATTATCCGTAAGACCTTATCTCAACTGAAAAAGGCAGAGTTGATCTCAGTCGCGCGTGGAACTGGTGGAGCAGAGATTATCAAAGACCTAGAGGACATCAGTCTTTTAGATGTTTACCAAGCAGTTGAGTGTCTAGGAAAGACAGGTCAACTCTTTAGTTTTCATGACAATCCCAATCCAGCTTGTCCAGTTGGTGCAAATATCCATGGAGTTTTAGATGAGAAATTACAAAAGATTCAGCTAGCCATGGAGCAGGAGCTGAGTCAAACCAGTCTTGCTCAAGTGGTGGCAGATGCAGAGAGTAGGATAGAAGGATAAGAGGATCTTAGATCCTCTTTTTTATGTGGATAATGATGATAAAATAGAATCATTAAAGGAGGAAGAAATGTAACTCGTTATAGGAATTGTATTAGCATTTATACTGTCATTCTGGAAGGATAATCAAAGTGGCTCTTTATGTTCTTCTATGGATTATTAATCCTTGCCCTTCTGTTATCCTATAAGGGAATTCTTTGGTAGGATAAAAAAATAAACAAAAAAAGCTAGTTTTCTGATATTCAGAATTCTAGCTTTTTCGTTTTGTATCGTTAAGCTGAGTGGCCATATAGAAATAAAACTGTAAATGATTATTCTTTCAAAAAAAGTAATTTTAAAGATCACCAAGCGAGATGGTGTTCAGTTCGCTAATAACTTGAAGCTGGGGCATACGTCCAATATTGATTAGTTTTGGATGATTTAAACCTTCGACATCAAAGTTAGTTAAAATGGCATCATATCCAGCCTCCATAATCTCATCAACATTCAATGTAGCCTTGTCCCATGTTTCAAACTGGATATTTTTAGAAGTGTAGTATTTATAGAGAGAGATGAGAGCCCGAGGATGAGCAAAGTCAAATTCACTCAAAACAAGGACACGAACCTTATTCTGAGATTCTAACAGTTGTTCCATCAAATCTGAAGCGTGAGTCAAGAGAGTGTAAACCAGATGGACGACAGCGTGCGCCAGTTCTTTTTGTCCCAAGCTAGACTTATAACGCATCATTTCGAAAACAGCTGCTTCGTAAAATTCAGGGAAGAATTTCTTGATTTTTTTGAGCGTATAGGATTTATTATGAGAAATGATGGATTCTGAGTTGATTTCTTGACGTTCAAGAAGAGCGGTATTGTGTAGGTGCCAGACTAGCTCGTCTGTATTTGTAAAGTGAATTCCAAATTCACGAGTCAAATTATCGAGGACATCTCGAGCAGCGTGGTAAGAGTGCTCAACTTCCTTATCATCTGAACGGGCGGCTAGAAAATCTTCAACAGTAAAGAAGATTCCTTTTTGAGTATAAGAATCAAAGATTTGTTCTAAGGTATGACGGTTAACCTCGATATTCAGACGCTTAGCCAATGGTTCGAGTTGATCTTTGAACTCTGGCAGTTGATCATATAAAGGAAGATCATTTGTAGAATCGCTCGTTGTTTGGATGGTAGCACCGATCTTAAATCGGTGCAAATTAACAGCTATTTGTGTTTCTAGCTGCAACAAGTTGGCATAATTGGCAGGAAATCCTGTCATTTTAAGAAAGAAAGCAACAAATTCTTCAATGTCTTTCTTAGAATCAGTAAATGGCCATTTGAAGTAACCATAGGCTTCATGGAAGTACTGGGCAAAAAAGAAACGGATGTCTTTTTCGTCTCCAATGATAGAGATTGGAGTGACCTTGAGTTTGAAGCGGTATTTATTTTGCAAGATATGATTAATCTCAGCGACTTTTTTGCGAAGTGCAGGAAGCGAAACATCAAGAGTTTGAGCTAGATGTTCATAGGTAAATGGTTCTTCTAATAAAAAGAATGCTCTCAAAACTTGGAAGTTAGAAGAATCTTGCAAAATGTGGCGGTAAATTCGTTCAATGCCTAAATTGTTATTATTGGCAAGTCTGATACCAGCTGTTGAAGATTGGATTTCGAAGCAAGAGAGGACTTCGCGCATCTCCTTGATATCACTTTTGATGATACGAGTGTTGATGTCTAGGGCTTCTGCCAGGGGATCTAGGTGAATCCAGTCTGAATTTTCAAATAAATATTCTAAAATTCTTAATTGCCTTTGTTCTTTTTGAGTTAATAGAGCTCTCATAAATTATTCCTCCTGTAATAAAATTGATTATAACAAACAAAAATCATATTTTTAGAGATGTTAGTTATTATATCACAAGTAAATCAAAAAAACAAAGAATATGCCTGCACTTATTATATTGTATTTTAAAAGAAAAATCGTCAGTTTAGAATTATTTTGTACGAAAAGAATTTTTAAATATATAATTCAAAATGATTGACTAAAATGAACCTTTGTTTTATAATGTAAATTGTATGTTAAAGACATGCTATAATTTTAAAATTAGGAGAAAATTCATGTATTTTAATCGTAAAAATGCAGAACAGAAAAACTGGCGAATGATCAAAAAAGGAAAACATTTCTTATTTGGTTGTTCGCTTGTCTTTGCTGTTGGGGCAGCTTTAGTAGCTCCATCAGTCAAAGCAGACACAGTAGATGCTAAGCCAGAAACTAGCTCTACAACAGATGGGGCTAAGCCAATTGCAGCTGAAGAGAATGCAACTTATGCAGCACCAGCTGTAGAAGTAGCTCCATCAACACCAGTGGCTCCAGCTACAGTAGAGGCTGAGGAAAAAGCAGTAGTAGTCGAAAACACTACTGCTAAAACAGCTAACAAAGAAGCTTTGACCCAGTTGGTCGAAGAAGTGAAAGTTTTGGATAAAGCAGGAAAGACAGAAGACTCTCTTGCTCGCTTAAACACAGCGCTTGATCAAGCACAAAAGGTTTTGGACAATGCAGAAGCAAGCCAAGAACAAGTAGATGCAGCGCTTGCTAGCCTTAAAGATGCAGTAGCTCAGCTTGCTGCCAAAGAAGAAAAAGCAGCAACAGTCGCAACAGAAGAAAAAACTGAAGTTAAAGAAGCTGAAGCAGCAGTAGCGGAAACTGAAGTAGCCCGTCCAAGAGGAAAACGTGCGGCATACCGTTCAATTGACGGATCACTTGGTGAAGGTGAATTTACTGGTGAGGGTGTTAAACAATTTAAATCAGTTCGCTACAGTGTTGACGGCGATAAGACTACATGGAGAATTGAGGTTGTTCCTGAAAAGCAAGCGAATACTTTTGCTGGTTTGGCAGTTACTTCAGATGATACTATTAGCAGTATTCGTATGATCGGTAAGTCTGGGAAATTTGGAGATAATCTAAAGGATCAGTATCTTCCAAATCGTCCACAGAAGATGCCATTCGCTAATCACAAAGTCCATATGTCAGAGTTTAGGACTATTGGTGGAGGGATTCCAGATAATATAGTTTATGAAGTTGTAACAAACGGGAAAAATCACAATCTTTTTGGTCGTTTTTCTACAGCGCTTATTGAAAATACATTAAAAAATAATGGTTTAAATGGTCATGCTGTTATTGGAGTTCGTACTTCAGATTTTCCATCAGTCGGTGTAAGTCTTAAACCAAAACTCCCTGCTGAGACACCAAAACCACAGCCACAACCACAACCACAGCCACAACCACAGCCAGAAACACCAAAACCAGTTACTCCAGCAGTGGATGCTGCAACTAGTGGTCCAGAAATCACTTCAAACCTATCAGGTAAAGCAAGTACACCAGCTGATGTGACAGTTAAAGCACCAGCAGGTTCAACTGTCAAACTTTACAACAAAGATGGCGTTGTGATCGGTGAAGCTGTAGCTAACGACCAAGGTGTAGCAACTGTTCACCCTACAAACAGCCTTCCTGAAGGAGAGATTACAGCTACTTCAACACCAGCAGGTGGAGGTGAGTCAGCTAAAAGTGCACCGATTACGGTTACAAAATCACCATTGACTGGTGCAGGTGGTGGGCTATCAAGAGGTAGTGATAACACTCAACTTCTCGTTAGTGCATCACACATCATAGTCTACCCGGGTGACAAAGTTAACGTTGATGTTATTGCTGCTGCTACAGCGATTGAACACTTCTGGGTTCCTCAAAATCCTACTGCTATCTCAGGTGTACTTCCTTTAGGTGCTTACTTGACGACAGCTGGTTCAAAGACCTATAGACAGCGTAATGCTTCTTACCAAGGTACTGTTGCAGAGACACAACCAGCAGGTGATACTGTTGTGAGATTTGCAGTTACAAGTAAGAAAAACGTAACTGTAACACGTGATCTTAAAGTTACTGTTCTTGAGTCAGCTAAGAAGTATGAACCAGTTGCAGGTGCAAAAGTAGAGGTTGCTGATGTAAATAATGTAAGTGAAGCAGAGAAAACAAAGATTATTGCTGCTGCTAAGGCTGCAAATACCTCTTTGCCATCAAGTGCAACATATAATGTTGACGAAAAAGGAAACCTTGTCATTACTTATGCTGATAAATCTACAGATAAGATTTCTGCTGCATACTTAGTTACACCAGCAGCAGATACAGAAGCACCAGCCAAACCAGTTGTAGAAACAGACCTAACAGGTAAAGCAGGCACTAAGACTCCGGTTGAAGTTACTGCGGAAAAAGGTTCAACTGTTACCCTTTACGATAAAGACGGCAATAAGATTGGTGAAGCAACAGCGGGAGAAAACGGTAAAGCTACAATCACGCCAACAGTTGATATTCCAGCAGGTAATGTAACAGCCAAAGCAACAGACGCGGCAAGTAACACATCAGTAGCAAGCGCACCAAAAGAAGCAACAGCAGCAACTCCAGTAGCCCCAGCAGCTCCTGTTGTCACTCCAACTATTCCAGCAACTGCAAATAATATGCCTGGAGCAGGAGTGAGCTCAACTGATAAGACAATTTCAGGTACTGGTACACCAGGTGCAACTGTTACCATCAAGTCAGG carries:
- a CDS encoding Cof-type HAD-IIB family hydrolase, with translation MEVKAVFFDIDGTLVNDRKSVLKSTKDAIKIVKDQGVLVGVATGRGPFFVKDLMEDLDLDFAVTYNGQYIFNKNRVLFTSPLSKSHLRQLITYAKKEGKEIALGTKDAMLGSKIMSFGLGSFSQRVSRFVPSMLTRTVSHSFNRMVSKIVPQKEEDLLHLMNQPIYQVLMLMTPEESEKAAADFKDLKLTRSNPFAADVINQGNSKLEGIRRVGKEYGFDLNQVMAFGDSDNDLEMLAGVGMSVAMGNGSSSVKEVAKHITTSNQQDGIHKALEHFGVLASEKVFVSRDYHFNKVKTFHHMMDERTQEEPQAWDLEGATHRAGFKIEELVEFVRAASSSEEDFERAVGQLHQALDQAAEKVAKKTPAKQDLVGQVDALIDTLYFTYGSFVLMGVDPERIFDIVHQANMGKMFPDGKAHFDPVTHKILKPDDWEERYAPEPAIKKEIERQIKAYERHKERADKK
- a CDS encoding universal stress protein — protein: MTQRYENIMVAVDGSKEADLAFIKGVHSALRNQAKLTIAHVIDTRALQSISTFDAEVYEELQVEANDLMAEYEKRARDAGLTDIKVVIEMGNPKTLLAKTIPDKEKVDLILVGATGLNAFERLLVGSSSEYILRHTSVDLLVVRDKDKTL
- a CDS encoding metallophosphoesterase family protein produces the protein MTKIAVLSDIHGNTTALEAVLADAQKAGVDEYWLLGDILMPGTGRKNILQRLDTLPITLRVLGNWEDSLWRACHRKLDESRPSHRYLLRQCQYIMEEISSQEIEALQDYPLQVHRQFGNLKLGISHHLPDKNWGRELIHLGKQEDFDRLVTNPDCDIAIYGHIHQQFLRYGSGGQLILNPGSIGQPFFLSGNLRKDLRAQYMILEFDEKGLKDIDFRRVDYDIEAELQLAKDLNLPYYQVYYESLVNGIHHTHNQELLHEIAQSQGHDAELDDWLSGNS
- a CDS encoding Rrf2 family transcriptional regulator, with amino-acid sequence MQISSRFTIATHMLIIIALKGKESKVTSDFLASSVGVNPVIIRKTLSQLKKAELISVARGTGGAEIIKDLEDISLLDVYQAVECLGKTGQLFSFHDNPNPACPVGANIHGVLDEKLQKIQLAMEQELSQTSLAQVVADAESRIEG
- a CDS encoding M protein trans-acting positive regulator PRD domain-containing protein; this translates as MRALLTQKEQRQLRILEYLFENSDWIHLDPLAEALDINTRIIKSDIKEMREVLSCFEIQSSTAGIRLANNNNLGIERIYRHILQDSSNFQVLRAFFLLEEPFTYEHLAQTLDVSLPALRKKVAEINHILQNKYRFKLKVTPISIIGDEKDIRFFFAQYFHEAYGYFKWPFTDSKKDIEEFVAFFLKMTGFPANYANLLQLETQIAVNLHRFKIGATIQTTSDSTNDLPLYDQLPEFKDQLEPLAKRLNIEVNRHTLEQIFDSYTQKGIFFTVEDFLAARSDDKEVEHSYHAARDVLDNLTREFGIHFTNTDELVWHLHNTALLERQEINSESIISHNKSYTLKKIKKFFPEFYEAAVFEMMRYKSSLGQKELAHAVVHLVYTLLTHASDLMEQLLESQNKVRVLVLSEFDFAHPRALISLYKYYTSKNIQFETWDKATLNVDEIMEAGYDAILTNFDVEGLNHPKLINIGRMPQLQVISELNTISLGDL